In one Terriglobia bacterium genomic region, the following are encoded:
- a CDS encoding DUF5916 domain-containing protein: MTRITAFIQRSPTDGRAASERTEAFVGYTPKNLYVIFLCFDREPSKIRAHMNRREDIQEDDQAGFMIDSFYDHRHAYTFYVNPVGVQQDAAWTEGNDNIDFSFDTVWNSSAHLTKQGYVAWFEIPFKSLRFPHTAEQRWGILFERDIPRNNEASFFPAISSTQQGFLTQEIAATGMKEISPGRNIQLNPYGSFTSFHSLDTRNPDQATYSNRLAQMRTGLDAKFVLKDSLVLDTTINPDFAQVESDEPQTTINQRFEVFFPEKRPFFQENAGYFDTPVNLVFTRRIADPTYGIRLSGKVDKWSIGSLFADDRLPGKSVIQSDPLSGHRAYYGILRVSRDLWKDSNIGVIYTDRELKTVPTTSCTDDLCLVGFNRVGGVDGKLRFNKNWITTFQALASSTKFNDGSRSAGPSYQAYVERSSHALEFNSLYIDTAPGFETLTGFYRRPDIRASNNLVGYKFYSKNKNGKLVWHGPTLSTINNWDHSGTRLEYFENINYRWVFKAQTVLGIYENFGHERLRPIDYDTLVQNQDYAHHQLGFFLGTAISKLWTFNAEFNWGQDTNYSPRMGPPVIGNSSFGQASLNIRPLRGLSISNTYLLSRLRDKVTGQNIFNSHIVRSKWNYQFTSAFSLRFIGQYNAVLSNPALTTLQNTKNFNADVLFTYLVHPGTAVYVGYNSNLENLDPSLANTPDGLLRTRSRFINDGRQIFVKVSYLFRY; this comes from the coding sequence ATGACAAGAATCACTGCTTTTATCCAGCGCAGCCCAACAGACGGCAGGGCCGCATCGGAGCGAACGGAGGCGTTCGTCGGCTATACACCCAAGAATCTCTATGTCATCTTCCTTTGCTTCGACCGAGAGCCTTCCAAGATCCGGGCGCATATGAACCGACGCGAGGACATCCAGGAAGATGATCAGGCGGGTTTCATGATCGACTCCTTCTACGATCACCGCCACGCCTACACCTTCTACGTAAATCCCGTCGGCGTGCAGCAGGATGCAGCCTGGACCGAGGGCAACGACAATATCGATTTTTCCTTCGATACAGTCTGGAACTCCTCCGCCCATCTGACCAAGCAAGGCTACGTCGCATGGTTCGAGATTCCATTCAAGTCACTTCGCTTTCCGCACACCGCCGAACAGCGTTGGGGGATACTGTTCGAGCGCGATATTCCGCGAAACAATGAGGCATCGTTCTTTCCCGCGATCAGCAGCACCCAACAGGGATTCCTGACCCAGGAAATTGCCGCCACTGGCATGAAAGAGATTTCGCCCGGACGCAACATCCAACTGAATCCCTACGGCTCATTCACCAGCTTTCATTCGCTCGACACGCGCAACCCTGACCAGGCGACATATTCCAACCGCCTTGCCCAGATGCGCACCGGACTCGACGCCAAGTTCGTTCTCAAAGACTCCCTCGTGCTCGATACAACCATCAATCCCGACTTCGCGCAGGTCGAGTCTGACGAACCGCAGACCACCATCAACCAGCGGTTCGAGGTGTTCTTTCCGGAGAAACGGCCTTTCTTCCAGGAAAATGCCGGCTACTTCGATACCCCGGTCAACCTTGTTTTCACCCGCCGTATCGCCGATCCGACCTATGGGATAAGGCTTAGCGGGAAGGTTGATAAGTGGAGCATCGGTTCGCTCTTTGCGGACGACCGACTGCCCGGCAAATCGGTCATCCAATCCGATCCGCTCAGCGGCCATCGCGCATACTACGGAATTCTCCGCGTCAGTCGCGATCTCTGGAAGGATTCCAACATCGGCGTCATCTATACCGATCGTGAACTGAAAACGGTGCCAACGACTTCCTGCACGGATGATCTCTGCCTGGTCGGCTTCAACCGCGTCGGTGGCGTCGACGGTAAGCTCCGCTTCAACAAGAATTGGATTACGACCTTCCAGGCTTTGGCGAGTTCCACCAAGTTCAACGACGGCTCTCGCAGCGCAGGGCCTTCTTACCAGGCATACGTCGAGCGCAGCTCGCACGCGCTTGAGTTCAACTCTCTTTACATCGATACCGCACCTGGGTTTGAGACCCTCACCGGCTTTTATCGTCGCCCTGACATTCGCGCCTCCAACAATCTCGTCGGTTACAAGTTCTATTCCAAGAACAAGAACGGCAAACTCGTTTGGCACGGTCCTACGCTGTCCACCATCAACAACTGGGATCATTCCGGAACGCGCCTGGAATATTTCGAGAACATCAACTATCGCTGGGTATTCAAAGCCCAGACCGTTCTAGGAATCTACGAAAACTTTGGTCACGAGCGCCTCCGGCCAATCGATTACGATACGCTCGTCCAGAATCAGGACTATGCGCATCACCAGCTTGGATTCTTCCTGGGCACAGCTATTTCCAAACTCTGGACCTTTAACGCCGAATTCAATTGGGGTCAGGACACCAATTACTCGCCTCGCATGGGACCGCCAGTCATCGGAAATTCCAGCTTCGGCCAGGCCAGTCTCAACATTCGCCCACTGCGCGGCCTCAGCATCAGCAATACGTACCTGCTCAGCCGGCTTCGAGACAAAGTAACTGGTCAGAATATCTTCAATTCCCACATCGTTCGCTCCAAATGGAACTACCAATTCACCAGCGCGTTCTCTCTGCGTTTTATCGGCCAGTACAACGCCGTGCTCTCTAACCCGGCACTAACTACGCTGCAGAACACGAAAAACTTCAACGCCGATGTCCTGTTCACCTATCTCGTCCACCCTGGAACGGCCGTCTACGTCGGGTATAACAGCAACCTCGAAAACCTCGATCCATCGCTAGCCAATACCCCGGACGGCCTCCTGCGCACTCGCAGCCGCTTCATCAACGACGGCCGCCAGATCTTCGTGAAAGTTTCCTACCTGTTTCGTTATTGA
- a CDS encoding PilZ domain-containing protein has product MSAIPAWHQVCRRAFTRVRFVTAVHIESGGRSLEGASVNVSLGGMLIASKNHPFRPLDRVLLTFEVEKGFFAELPAQVIHARKGEYFGVRWLDLPMEYAQILTRRTTVPAISQRRSQRLAQRFFLELKWQDNLHERIEPAETVLISKHGCLLLTRSDIPVGNHVQLSWREKNLSSAARVAYSEPSLDGDLNKIALEFETANELWGQTFSE; this is encoded by the coding sequence ATGAGTGCGATTCCCGCATGGCACCAGGTGTGCCGCCGAGCTTTCACCCGCGTTCGATTCGTAACCGCTGTTCACATCGAGAGCGGCGGACGTTCGTTGGAAGGCGCGAGCGTCAATGTCAGCCTTGGCGGCATGCTGATCGCGAGCAAAAATCATCCCTTCCGCCCGCTCGATCGCGTTTTGCTGACATTTGAAGTCGAGAAGGGTTTCTTCGCCGAACTCCCCGCACAGGTCATTCACGCACGCAAAGGAGAGTATTTCGGCGTTCGCTGGCTTGACCTGCCGATGGAATACGCGCAAATACTCACCCGCCGAACCACAGTTCCTGCAATCTCCCAGCGTCGCTCGCAGCGGCTCGCCCAACGCTTCTTCCTCGAACTCAAATGGCAGGACAACTTGCACGAGCGCATCGAGCCCGCTGAAACGGTCCTGATCAGCAAGCACGGCTGCCTCTTGCTCACGCGCTCCGATATTCCGGTCGGCAACCACGTCCAGCTATCGTGGCGCGAAAAGAACCTGAGCTCAGCCGCCCGGGTTGCCTACTCCGAACCATCCCTCGACGGCGACCTCAACAAGATCGCGTTGGAATTCGAAACCGCGAACGAACTCTGGGGCCAAACCTTCAGCGAGTAG
- a CDS encoding carboxymuconolactone decarboxylase family protein — MDTLIDSLPDYAKDLKLNYSSLVRQDAILTDAQRWGTVVACAIASGNQRLIAAAVAETSSRVPAAVLEAAKAAAAIMGMNNVYYRYLHSVSNEKYRTIPARLRMNVLRTHGAEHADFELWCVAVSAIHNCEACMDSHEKAVREKGLSEEQILQAIRVASIIHAISEVLTAEEALTGLHQNALAQP, encoded by the coding sequence ATGGACACACTCATCGACTCTCTTCCCGATTACGCCAAAGACCTGAAGCTGAACTACTCGTCTTTGGTCCGACAGGACGCGATTCTCACCGACGCTCAGCGTTGGGGAACAGTTGTCGCCTGCGCCATCGCTTCCGGAAACCAGCGCCTGATAGCCGCCGCCGTTGCCGAAACCTCGTCGCGCGTTCCCGCCGCCGTACTTGAAGCCGCGAAAGCAGCCGCGGCAATCATGGGCATGAACAATGTTTACTATCGATACCTGCACTCGGTTTCCAACGAGAAGTACCGCACGATTCCGGCTCGCCTGCGGATGAACGTCCTGCGCACTCATGGCGCCGAACACGCCGATTTCGAACTGTGGTGCGTCGCAGTCTCAGCCATTCATAACTGCGAGGCCTGCATGGATTCTCACGAAAAAGCAGTGCGTGAAAAAGGCCTGAGCGAGGAGCAGATCCTCCAGGCTATCCGCGTTGCGTCCATTATCCATGCAATCAGCGAGGTGCTCACCGCCGAAGAGGCCCTGACCGGCCTTCACCAGAACGCGCTTGCGCAACCCTAA
- a CDS encoding peroxiredoxin — MLGVGEQFPDFKLTATVSLKKGEEFKEITNLDYPGKWKVYFFWPKDFTFVCPTEIAAFGKLNKEFADRDAQILGGSIDSEFVHHAWRTHHGDLKDLPFPMLADIKRDLTGQLGILDPEAGVAQRATYIVDPDGVIRFAYVTDLSVGRNPQEVLRVLDALQTDELCPCNWQKGEETLTV; from the coding sequence ATGCTAGGTGTAGGAGAACAGTTCCCTGACTTCAAACTGACCGCAACCGTCAGCCTGAAAAAGGGAGAAGAATTCAAAGAAATCACGAACCTGGATTATCCCGGCAAGTGGAAAGTTTACTTCTTCTGGCCCAAGGACTTCACCTTCGTCTGCCCGACAGAAATCGCGGCATTCGGAAAGCTGAACAAGGAATTTGCCGATCGCGACGCGCAGATTCTTGGCGGCTCCATCGACTCCGAGTTCGTGCACCACGCCTGGCGCACCCACCACGGGGACCTGAAGGATCTGCCGTTCCCGATGCTCGCTGACATTAAGCGCGACCTCACCGGCCAGCTCGGCATCCTCGATCCGGAGGCCGGTGTGGCCCAGCGCGCCACTTACATCGTCGATCCCGATGGTGTCATCCGTTTTGCCTATGTGACCGACCTCTCCGTGGGCCGCAATCCGCAGGAAGTCCTGCGCGTGCTCGACGCCCTCCAGACCGACGAACTCTGCCCCTGCAACTGGCAGAAGGGCGAAGAAACCCTCACCGTCTAA